The Nitrospirota bacterium sequence GGCTGTAACCTCCCTGAGCCGTTATGTCCCCGCTGATCACCTGCTTTACCAGGTGTTTGAACTTGTCGTAATCGAGCGGTTTGATCATGCAGTATGAATTATCGAATTCATTCAGAATGTCGATCAGCTTTCCGTCGATATTGTCGGACAGGATGATCGTCGGGATGTTTCTCTTTTTTATTTCATCAAAAAGGAATGCCCCGTAGGGATAGCTGGTAACCACGAGACCGAGGCGGTCATTGTTTAATTTCAGAGGCAGGTCATTCGTGTGCAAAATCATGTCGGTCCCATATCCCACCGTCTCAAGGATCGCTGAACAGATCCGCGAGAATCTATGCTCGTCAATGATCAGTATGTTCTTTCGCACC is a genomic window containing:
- a CDS encoding DNA-binding response regulator, with product MAQVRKNILIIDEHRFSRICSAILETVGYGTDMILHTNDLPLKLNNDRLGLVVTSYPYGAFLFDEIKKRNIPTIILSDNIDGKLIDILNEFDNSYCMIKPLDYDKFKHLVKQVISGDITAQGGYSLV